One stretch of Halobacillus litoralis DNA includes these proteins:
- a CDS encoding RelA/SpoT family protein yields MAKDTVLTAEEVIEQASQYLNESDLAFIRRAYEFAEKAHSNQFRKSGEPYIIHPIQVAGILVNLEMDPETIAGGFLHDVVEDTDVSLKEIEEAFNEEVSMLVDGVTKLGKIKYKSKEAQQAENHRKMFVAMAKDMRVILIKLADRLHNMRTLKHLPAEKQRRISNETLEIFAPLAHRLGISTIKWELEDTALRYLNPQQYYRIVHLMKQKRNEREHYIEEVIDEIRAQLQEVNIDADLFGRPKHLYSIYRKMVLQNKQFNEIYDLLAVRITVNSIKDCYAVLGIIHTCWKPMPGRFKDYIAMPKPNLYQSLHTTVIGPKGDPLEVQIRTHEMHEIAEYGIAAHWAYKEGKQTSSEQSFEEKLTWFREILEWQSETHDAEEFMESLKVDLFSDMVYVFTPKGDVIELPSGSVPVDFAYRIHTEVGNQTIGAKVNGKMEPLDYELKTGDIVDIMTSKHAYGPSKDWIKLAQTSQAKNKIKQFFKKQQKDENISKGKELVEREIRNFGIQPKDVYTTDNLNRVSEKFNFTNEEDMFAAVGYQGITAAQIATRLTEKIRKQKQQEQDLEQTLADVNTTEIKTPAKTGKKDSGVRVEGVDNLLVRLSKCCNPVPGDEIVGYITKGRGVSVHRSDCPNVHTEEAQTRLLPVKWETSVTDSKQYHVDLEIWGYDRRGLLNEVLQAVNETKTNITAVSGKSDRNKMATIHITILIQNTSHLRKIVERIKQIQEVYTVRRVMQ; encoded by the coding sequence ATGGCGAAAGATACAGTTCTAACTGCGGAAGAAGTCATAGAACAAGCGAGTCAGTATTTGAACGAGTCAGATCTGGCGTTTATTCGTCGTGCTTATGAATTTGCTGAAAAGGCCCATAGCAACCAGTTCCGGAAGTCGGGAGAACCTTACATCATCCATCCCATTCAAGTAGCAGGTATTCTTGTGAATTTAGAGATGGATCCTGAAACAATCGCAGGCGGTTTTCTTCATGATGTCGTAGAGGATACGGATGTCTCTCTGAAAGAAATTGAAGAAGCCTTCAATGAAGAAGTTTCTATGCTGGTTGATGGGGTTACGAAACTGGGTAAAATTAAATATAAATCCAAAGAAGCTCAGCAAGCGGAAAACCATCGAAAAATGTTTGTCGCTATGGCAAAAGATATGCGCGTCATTTTAATTAAGCTTGCCGACAGACTTCACAATATGCGTACATTGAAACACCTTCCAGCTGAAAAACAACGCCGGATTTCAAATGAAACGCTGGAGATTTTTGCCCCTTTGGCTCATAGACTTGGTATTTCCACCATCAAATGGGAGCTGGAAGATACAGCTCTTCGATACTTGAATCCTCAGCAATATTATAGGATCGTTCATTTGATGAAGCAGAAGAGGAATGAACGGGAGCATTATATCGAGGAAGTCATTGATGAAATCCGAGCTCAATTGCAGGAAGTTAACATTGATGCGGATTTATTTGGAAGACCAAAGCACCTTTACAGTATCTACAGGAAGATGGTTCTTCAGAATAAACAGTTCAACGAAATTTATGACTTGTTAGCCGTTAGAATTACAGTCAACAGTATCAAAGATTGTTATGCCGTACTCGGCATCATACACACATGTTGGAAACCAATGCCGGGCCGCTTTAAAGATTATATAGCTATGCCGAAACCTAATCTATATCAATCTCTGCATACGACAGTGATCGGACCAAAAGGAGATCCTCTTGAAGTCCAGATCCGTACACACGAAATGCATGAAATTGCGGAGTATGGAATCGCTGCTCACTGGGCTTATAAAGAAGGGAAGCAAACATCTTCAGAACAATCGTTTGAAGAGAAGCTTACATGGTTCCGTGAGATTCTAGAATGGCAAAGTGAAACACATGATGCTGAAGAGTTCATGGAATCTCTTAAAGTGGATTTGTTTTCTGACATGGTTTACGTCTTCACACCAAAAGGAGACGTTATAGAGCTTCCATCTGGTTCAGTACCTGTGGATTTCGCCTATCGCATTCATACGGAAGTTGGAAATCAAACGATTGGTGCAAAAGTGAATGGCAAGATGGAACCCCTGGATTACGAGTTGAAAACCGGGGACATCGTCGACATCATGACTTCTAAGCATGCGTATGGACCTTCCAAGGATTGGATAAAGCTTGCTCAAACATCACAGGCAAAAAATAAGATCAAGCAATTCTTCAAGAAACAGCAAAAAGACGAGAACATTTCCAAAGGGAAAGAGCTTGTCGAGCGTGAAATTCGCAATTTCGGTATTCAACCTAAAGATGTGTACACAACAGATAATTTGAATCGTGTGTCTGAAAAGTTCAATTTCACAAATGAGGAAGATATGTTTGCCGCTGTTGGATACCAGGGGATTACCGCCGCTCAAATTGCTACTCGGTTAACAGAGAAAATCAGGAAACAGAAGCAGCAGGAGCAAGACCTGGAGCAGACACTTGCTGATGTGAATACAACAGAAATCAAAACACCTGCAAAAACAGGGAAGAAGGATTCCGGAGTACGAGTGGAAGGCGTAGACAATCTTCTTGTACGTCTATCCAAATGCTGTAATCCAGTACCTGGTGATGAGATCGTCGGTTATATTACAAAAGGGCGAGGAGTATCTGTCCACAGAAGCGACTGCCCTAATGTCCATACAGAAGAAGCGCAAACACGTCTATTGCCTGTTAAATGGGAGACTTCAGTTACAGATTCCAAGCAGTATCATGTGGATCTTGAGATTTGGGGATATGATCGACGTGGTTTGCTTAACGAAGTGCTTCAAGCTGTCAATGAAACGAAAACGAATATCACAGCGGTCTCAGGGAAGTCAGATCGTAATAAGATGGCAACCATTCATATAACCATCTTAATACAGAATACGAGCCATTTACGGAAGATTGTTGAGCGAATCAAACAGATTCAGGAAGTGTACACGGTTCGTCGTGTCATGCAATAG
- the dtd gene encoding D-aminoacyl-tRNA deacylase, with amino-acid sequence MKAVVQRAVNASVTVEDKAVGTIDRGLVVLLGVTHEDTEEDARYLAKKIPYLRIFEDKDGKMNHSLVDLGGQLLSISQFTLYGDCRKGRRPNFMQAAKPDQAEELYESFNQMVGHEGVKVETGQFGAMMDVQLTNSGPVTLIIDSKER; translated from the coding sequence ATGAAAGCAGTGGTTCAAAGGGCTGTAAACGCCTCAGTCACCGTTGAGGATAAAGCCGTAGGTACCATAGATCGGGGCCTGGTTGTTTTATTAGGTGTAACTCATGAGGATACAGAAGAAGATGCACGGTATTTAGCAAAAAAGATTCCATATTTGCGGATTTTTGAAGATAAAGATGGAAAAATGAATCATTCACTGGTTGATTTAGGCGGACAACTGCTGTCTATTTCTCAATTCACTTTATACGGCGACTGTCGGAAAGGTCGCCGTCCCAACTTCATGCAAGCAGCGAAACCTGACCAAGCTGAAGAGTTGTATGAATCCTTTAATCAGATGGTGGGGCATGAAGGTGTTAAAGTGGAAACAGGACAATTTGGTGCAATGATGGACGTTCAATTGACCAATTCAGGACCAGTGACATTAATCATCGACAGTAAGGAACGATAA
- a CDS encoding SH3 domain-containing protein, whose product MKKGIIFFIFILGVLSFYETPSVYADKAVIQVDHLNVRTGPGTNYDRIGKVHTRETYMILDKKDDWLKIQRSGKDGWVAKWLTKVKADQVTAERHYSKYDYLRIRSAPNLDGKIEGYLMKGDVVEPKKKDGKWVYVQKGSTKGWVHGDYLTKQNSETHEPPKEKEADEGPSSTVKGKVKVGTAVLNVRSENSTRGRILTIIRKGETYEYIAKKDRWYQIKYSSGNTGWVAGWLVNETDNDQTNTPASKNTYVSLNYNGTNLRSGPSTNYKIVGRGHKGDRFEVLSKEGQWYKISYNSKTAYVAGWIVEEVNQESASTAPATSNSLKGKTIMIDAGHGGRDPGAVGRSGSFEKTLTLDTAFLLKSQLESKGAKVLMTRTNDQYISLSIRSFQSNRSNADAFISLHYNAAPLNIIARGLNSYYYSPNDKALADALQTSLVSQTRLRDRGTKKGNFHVIRENNKPSVLLELGFLSDAREEQTVKTRSYQMKASQGITEGLINYFN is encoded by the coding sequence TTGAAAAAAGGAATTATTTTCTTCATTTTTATTTTAGGAGTTCTTAGCTTTTATGAGACTCCATCCGTGTATGCAGACAAAGCGGTCATCCAGGTCGATCACTTGAACGTAAGGACCGGACCCGGAACGAATTACGACCGTATTGGCAAAGTTCATACAAGGGAAACGTACATGATTTTAGATAAGAAAGACGATTGGTTAAAAATTCAGCGAAGCGGCAAGGACGGATGGGTCGCCAAATGGCTGACAAAAGTAAAAGCGGATCAAGTCACAGCCGAGCGCCATTATTCCAAGTATGACTACCTAAGGATTCGATCGGCTCCGAATTTAGATGGGAAAATTGAAGGCTATTTGATGAAAGGCGATGTAGTAGAGCCAAAGAAAAAAGACGGGAAATGGGTTTATGTACAAAAAGGAAGTACGAAAGGCTGGGTACATGGGGACTATCTGACGAAACAAAATAGTGAAACTCATGAACCTCCAAAAGAAAAGGAAGCAGATGAAGGGCCGTCATCAACCGTCAAAGGAAAAGTGAAAGTTGGAACAGCCGTTCTTAATGTCAGAAGTGAAAACTCTACAAGAGGGCGAATCCTTACAATTATACGTAAAGGTGAAACCTATGAATACATAGCGAAGAAAGACCGCTGGTATCAAATTAAATACAGCAGCGGAAATACAGGTTGGGTAGCCGGTTGGCTTGTAAATGAAACAGACAACGATCAAACGAACACCCCTGCTTCGAAAAACACCTATGTATCCCTAAACTATAACGGCACGAACTTAAGATCAGGCCCATCTACTAATTACAAAATTGTCGGTCGCGGGCACAAAGGCGATCGATTTGAAGTCTTAAGTAAAGAAGGGCAATGGTACAAGATTTCATATAACAGTAAAACAGCTTATGTGGCTGGATGGATTGTAGAAGAGGTTAATCAAGAAAGTGCCTCCACAGCCCCGGCAACTTCAAACTCCCTTAAAGGGAAAACCATCATGATTGATGCTGGACACGGTGGACGCGACCCCGGAGCAGTTGGAAGAAGTGGAAGCTTCGAAAAGACATTAACTCTGGATACTGCTTTTCTTCTTAAAAGCCAGTTGGAAAGCAAAGGAGCCAAAGTACTGATGACCAGGACGAATGATCAATACATTTCTCTTTCCATCCGTTCATTCCAGTCGAACCGTTCCAATGCTGATGCTTTCATTAGTCTGCATTACAATGCAGCACCATTGAATATCATTGCCAGAGGACTTAATAGTTACTATTACTCTCCTAATGACAAAGCACTTGCGGATGCCTTGCAGACATCCCTAGTTTCACAGACAAGGCTTAGAGATCGAGGTACGAAAAAAGGCAATTTCCATGTTATCAGAGAGAACAATAAGCCGTCTGTTCTATTAGAACTTGGCTTCTTATCTGATGCACGAGAAGAACAAACAGTAAAAACGCGATCTTACCAAATGAAAGCCAGTCAAGGAATCACCGAAGGTTTGATCAATTACTTCAACTAG
- the hisS gene encoding histidine--tRNA ligase — MSMNAPRGTQDILPGTSEKWQYVEEQLADLCRRYHYKEIRTPIFEHTELFQRGVGDSTDIVQKEMYTFEDRGGRSITLRPEGTASVVRSYVQNKVYGLPNQPTKYFYMGPMFRYERPQQGRMRQFVQFGIEALGSDDPAIDAEVLSLALNSYRELGLKSLKLVVNSLGDKESREAHRAALVRHFDPHREELCADCQVRLDQNPLRVLDCKKDREHPAMKTAPSILEYLNDYSKDYFEQVKQYLDVMDIDYVVDPNLVRGLDYYNHTAFEIMSEAEGFGAITTLSGGGRYTGLVQEVGGPETSGIGFAMSIERLLMALEAENVELPTDEGLDVFFVSLGDEANRTAVKLTDELRRAGVQVDKDYLGKKMKAQFKAADRLGSKFVLVLGDQELENGVINVKNMTSGEQQEVALDGIIDHMKKELTGGK, encoded by the coding sequence ATGAGTATGAATGCCCCTCGTGGTACGCAGGATATTCTGCCTGGTACATCTGAAAAATGGCAGTACGTGGAAGAACAATTAGCTGACCTATGCCGTCGCTATCATTATAAAGAAATCAGAACACCTATTTTTGAACATACCGAACTTTTCCAACGTGGTGTCGGGGACAGCACAGACATCGTCCAAAAAGAAATGTACACGTTTGAAGATCGAGGAGGAAGAAGCATTACCTTGAGACCTGAGGGAACAGCTTCTGTCGTTCGTTCCTACGTACAGAATAAAGTTTACGGTTTACCGAACCAGCCGACCAAATACTTCTACATGGGTCCTATGTTCCGCTACGAACGACCACAACAAGGAAGAATGAGGCAGTTTGTGCAGTTTGGTATCGAAGCCTTGGGCAGTGACGATCCGGCCATTGATGCAGAGGTGCTTTCCCTTGCTTTGAACTCATACAGAGAGCTAGGGCTGAAATCATTGAAACTAGTGGTCAACAGTCTCGGTGACAAAGAAAGCAGAGAGGCGCATCGAGCAGCTCTGGTCCGTCACTTTGATCCACACCGGGAGGAACTTTGCGCGGATTGTCAAGTGCGGCTTGATCAAAATCCACTTAGAGTTCTGGATTGTAAAAAGGACCGTGAACATCCGGCGATGAAAACAGCACCATCCATTCTTGAATACTTGAATGATTATTCCAAAGATTATTTTGAACAAGTCAAACAATATTTGGATGTAATGGACATCGATTATGTCGTCGATCCAAACCTCGTTCGCGGACTGGATTATTACAATCACACCGCTTTTGAAATTATGAGTGAAGCTGAAGGTTTTGGTGCTATTACTACACTGAGCGGTGGTGGTCGTTATACAGGTTTAGTTCAAGAAGTGGGCGGTCCTGAAACCTCTGGAATCGGTTTTGCCATGAGTATTGAACGCTTGTTGATGGCATTAGAAGCAGAAAACGTGGAACTCCCTACGGATGAAGGCTTAGATGTGTTCTTTGTTTCACTTGGCGATGAGGCGAATCGTACAGCTGTCAAGTTAACAGATGAATTACGTCGTGCTGGTGTACAAGTGGACAAGGATTACTTAGGGAAAAAAATGAAAGCCCAGTTTAAAGCAGCTGATCGTCTTGGCAGTAAATTTGTACTTGTCCTCGGAGATCAGGAACTTGAAAATGGGGTCATTAATGTAAAAAACATGACATCAGGAGAGCAGCAAGAGGTGGCTCTTGATGGCATCATCGACCATATGAAGAAAGAACTGACAGGAGGCAAATAA
- the aspS gene encoding aspartate--tRNA ligase gives MERTKCGSIRREHLEQEVTLNGWVQKRRDLGGLIFIDLRDRSGLVQVVFNPETSGEALEKAENVRSEYVLEVKGTVVARDAQTVNSNLGTGEIEVAAKELTILNKAKTPPFMIEDQSEVSEDLRLKYRYLDLRRKEMQETFKMRHQTTQSIRNFLNEEEFLDMETPMLTKSTPEGARDYLVPSRVHEGEFYALPQSPQLFKQLLMMSGFEKYYQIVRCFRDEDLRADRQPEFTQVDIETSFMTTEDIMALTERMMKRVMKEVKGQEIETPFLRMPYDEAMERYGSDKPDTRFGLELVNLSDDVKDSGFKVFSGAVASGGQVSAINVEGKADEFSRKDIDKMTEDVKVYGAKGLAWLKVKDGEFNGPIAKFFSEEETASIKEKLAAKDGDLLLFVADQTSVVHDSLGALRQKLARRLDLIDETKFNFLWVTDWPLFEYDEDEGRYHAAHHPFTMPAGGRMDELKKNPKDVRAEAYDIVLNGYELGGGSLRIFEKEMQQEMFEVLGFSQEEANEQFGFLLEALEYGTPPHGGIAFGLDRLVMLLAGRTNLRDTILFPKTASAQDPMTNAPGPVSEAQLDELHLQLKLSSQSDSDE, from the coding sequence ATGGAAAGAACAAAATGTGGATCTATACGCAGAGAACATCTGGAACAAGAGGTCACACTTAATGGATGGGTACAAAAACGCCGTGATTTAGGTGGTTTAATTTTCATCGATTTAAGAGACCGTTCAGGCTTAGTACAGGTCGTTTTCAATCCTGAGACTTCAGGGGAAGCTTTAGAGAAGGCTGAGAATGTTCGCAGCGAATATGTCCTTGAAGTTAAAGGGACGGTTGTTGCACGAGACGCTCAAACCGTTAACAGCAATCTAGGCACGGGAGAGATTGAAGTCGCTGCAAAGGAATTGACGATCCTTAACAAAGCGAAGACGCCTCCGTTCATGATTGAAGATCAGTCAGAGGTATCTGAAGATCTTCGTCTTAAATACCGCTACTTGGACCTGAGAAGAAAGGAAATGCAGGAGACGTTTAAAATGCGTCATCAAACGACTCAGTCGATCCGTAATTTCTTGAACGAAGAAGAATTTCTGGATATGGAAACACCGATGTTGACGAAGAGTACACCAGAAGGAGCACGTGACTATCTTGTTCCGAGTCGGGTTCATGAAGGTGAATTCTATGCATTGCCTCAATCTCCTCAGCTTTTCAAGCAGCTGTTGATGATGTCTGGGTTCGAGAAGTATTATCAGATCGTCCGTTGTTTCCGTGATGAAGACTTGCGTGCTGACCGTCAGCCTGAATTCACACAAGTGGATATTGAGACTTCATTCATGACAACAGAAGATATCATGGCCCTGACTGAACGTATGATGAAGCGCGTCATGAAAGAAGTGAAAGGCCAGGAAATCGAAACCCCGTTCCTTCGTATGCCTTATGATGAGGCGATGGAACGGTACGGTTCTGACAAGCCCGATACTCGCTTCGGTCTTGAATTAGTGAATTTGTCTGACGATGTGAAGGATTCCGGTTTTAAAGTCTTTAGCGGAGCGGTGGCTTCCGGGGGCCAAGTAAGCGCCATTAATGTGGAAGGAAAAGCCGATGAGTTTTCCCGAAAAGATATTGATAAAATGACAGAGGATGTCAAAGTATATGGAGCCAAAGGATTGGCATGGTTGAAAGTGAAAGACGGGGAGTTCAATGGGCCGATTGCGAAATTCTTCTCTGAAGAAGAGACGGCATCGATCAAAGAAAAATTGGCTGCAAAAGATGGGGACCTTCTTCTCTTTGTAGCGGATCAGACTTCCGTTGTTCATGACAGTCTAGGAGCTTTACGTCAAAAGCTTGCCCGTCGATTAGACTTGATTGATGAGACCAAGTTCAATTTCCTTTGGGTGACGGACTGGCCGCTATTTGAGTATGATGAAGATGAAGGCCGATATCATGCGGCGCACCACCCGTTTACGATGCCAGCAGGCGGCCGTATGGATGAACTGAAGAAAAATCCAAAAGACGTCCGAGCAGAAGCCTATGACATCGTCCTAAATGGTTACGAACTTGGTGGAGGTTCCCTGCGTATTTTTGAAAAAGAAATGCAGCAGGAAATGTTCGAGGTGCTTGGTTTCAGTCAGGAAGAAGCGAACGAACAGTTTGGGTTCCTTCTTGAAGCATTAGAATACGGTACGCCGCCGCACGGGGGGATTGCCTTTGGACTGGACAGGCTCGTCATGCTACTAGCTGGCCGTACGAACTTGCGTGACACCATCTTGTTCCCGAAAACGGCGTCAGCCCAAGATCCAATGACAAACGCTCCGGGCCCTGTAAGTGAAGCACAGCTGGATGAACTTCACCTGCAGTTGAAGTTATCTAGTCAGTCTGACTCAGATGAATAA
- a CDS encoding RsfA family transcriptional regulator, translating into MPKVRQDAWSHEDDLLLAETVLRHIREGSTQLKAFDEVGDILNRTSAACGFRWNAEVRQKYEQAVELAKKQRKEKKRKEAKQQPVYQRPQAPVLYQAEIEEDDYLLPEPATSENHEEKTSSHEFDLEDVIAFLTNLTQDSKQSGSLQNRLSELERQNKELVEQNQQLNGQLEAMTEDYQALIQIMDRARKMVMFDDSEHAYKPQFRMEKNGNLENLAR; encoded by the coding sequence ATGCCTAAAGTAAGACAAGATGCTTGGTCTCATGAAGATGATCTTTTATTAGCAGAAACCGTCCTGAGACACATACGCGAAGGAAGCACACAATTAAAAGCTTTTGATGAAGTCGGCGATATTTTGAATCGAACTTCCGCAGCCTGTGGGTTCAGATGGAATGCAGAAGTCAGACAAAAATATGAACAGGCCGTTGAGCTTGCGAAGAAGCAACGAAAAGAGAAGAAGCGGAAAGAAGCGAAGCAGCAACCCGTCTATCAAAGACCACAGGCCCCTGTTTTGTATCAAGCAGAAATAGAGGAAGATGACTACCTACTTCCTGAGCCCGCTACCTCGGAAAATCATGAAGAGAAAACGTCTTCTCATGAATTTGATTTAGAAGACGTGATTGCATTTTTAACAAACCTTACGCAAGACAGTAAACAATCTGGTTCTCTTCAAAACCGCCTTTCAGAACTAGAGCGTCAAAATAAAGAGTTAGTAGAACAAAACCAGCAATTAAATGGCCAACTTGAAGCTATGACCGAAGATTACCAGGCCTTGATTCAAATTATGGATCGTGCTAGAAAAATGGTCATGTTTGATGACTCTGAGCATGCTTATAAACCTCAATTTCGTATGGAGAAAAACGGGAATCTAGAGAATCTTGCACGTTAA
- a CDS encoding replication-associated recombination protein A: MSQQPLAFRLRPANIDEIIGQSHLVAEGKTINRMIKADRLASMILFGPPGTGKTSMATALAKSLNIPHKTLNAVTDKKKDMEIAVEEAKMHGQLVLILDEVHRLDKAKQDFLLPHLESNRLTMIGCTTSNPYHSINPAIRSRCHLFELFRLDSDHIKQAIYRALEDREKGLGHMNIQITDEALNHFAQSSNGDLRAALNGLELAAFSTPADENGFVKINLEVAEECMQKKSFSHDKDGDAHYDVLSAFQKSIRGSDVDASLHYLGRLIEAGDLDSIARRLVVIAYEDIGLANPQAGPRALSAVEAAERIGFPEARIPLAVAVTELALSPKSNSAYKALDAALADIRNGKSGEVPQHLKDSHYKGAEKLGRGIDYKYPHNYENAWVNQQYLPDSIRTRQYYEPKRTGKFEQALEQVYSKIKKQKST; encoded by the coding sequence ATGAGTCAGCAACCACTTGCTTTTCGATTGCGACCAGCTAATATAGATGAAATTATCGGACAGTCCCACCTCGTCGCCGAAGGAAAAACCATCAACCGTATGATCAAGGCTGATCGCTTGGCATCAATGATTTTATTCGGGCCACCTGGGACAGGGAAAACTTCGATGGCGACCGCACTTGCCAAAAGCTTAAATATCCCTCATAAAACGTTGAATGCGGTAACCGATAAGAAAAAAGATATGGAGATCGCTGTTGAAGAAGCGAAGATGCACGGGCAACTCGTCTTAATACTTGATGAGGTCCACCGCCTGGATAAAGCAAAGCAGGATTTCCTTCTGCCTCACCTGGAAAGCAATCGCTTGACCATGATCGGTTGTACAACAAGCAATCCCTATCATTCCATTAATCCCGCGATTCGAAGCCGTTGTCATTTATTTGAACTGTTTCGATTAGATAGTGATCATATCAAACAAGCCATTTACAGGGCGCTCGAGGATCGTGAAAAGGGGCTTGGTCACATGAACATCCAAATTACGGACGAAGCTCTTAACCACTTTGCTCAATCTTCCAATGGCGATCTGCGCGCCGCTCTGAATGGGTTGGAACTGGCCGCTTTTTCTACACCTGCTGATGAAAATGGGTTTGTAAAGATCAACTTAGAGGTTGCCGAAGAATGTATGCAGAAGAAAAGTTTCTCACACGATAAAGATGGAGATGCTCACTATGATGTCCTCTCAGCCTTTCAAAAATCGATTCGGGGCAGTGATGTCGATGCTTCCCTTCATTATTTAGGCCGATTAATCGAAGCTGGAGACCTTGATAGTATCGCTAGAAGATTAGTAGTCATTGCATACGAAGATATTGGTCTCGCCAACCCCCAGGCAGGGCCTAGAGCCCTGTCTGCCGTGGAAGCAGCAGAGAGAATCGGGTTTCCTGAAGCACGCATCCCATTAGCGGTAGCTGTAACTGAGCTTGCTCTCTCCCCGAAATCCAACAGTGCATACAAAGCACTTGATGCGGCGCTTGCTGATATTAGGAATGGAAAAAGCGGAGAGGTTCCTCAACATTTAAAAGACTCTCATTATAAAGGAGCAGAAAAGCTAGGAAGAGGGATTGATTACAAGTATCCTCATAATTATGAGAATGCATGGGTGAATCAGCAATATCTTCCAGATTCCATAAGAACACGTCAGTACTATGAACCAAAACGGACGGGTAAATTCGAACAAGCTCTTGAGCAAGTTTATAGTAAAATAAAAAAGCAAAAGTCTACCTGA
- the cymR gene encoding cysteine metabolism transcriptional regulator CymR, with the protein MKISTKGRYGLTIMIELARKYGDGPISLKQIARDNDLSEHYLEQLIAPLRNASLVKSVRGAYGGYMLTKAPHEITAGDVIRVLEGPITPVEGIENEEPAKQALWKRVRDAVKDVLDTTTLEDLKDHVDDQTQDAYMFYI; encoded by the coding sequence ATGAAGATATCTACCAAAGGCCGTTACGGGCTAACCATCATGATTGAATTGGCAAGGAAATATGGAGACGGTCCTATTTCTTTGAAACAGATTGCAAGAGACAATGACTTATCCGAACATTATCTGGAGCAGTTGATCGCTCCATTGCGAAACGCAAGTCTTGTGAAAAGTGTTCGTGGTGCCTATGGAGGATATATGCTCACGAAGGCTCCTCATGAGATTACAGCAGGAGATGTGATTCGTGTCCTGGAAGGACCGATCACCCCTGTCGAAGGTATTGAAAATGAAGAGCCTGCCAAGCAAGCCTTGTGGAAGAGGGTCAGAGATGCAGTGAAAGATGTACTTGATACTACGACTCTTGAAGACTTGAAAGATCATGTCGATGATCAGACTCAGGATGCTTATATGTTTTATATTTAA